ATTCATCGTAAAATGGTCCTTTatgagtaaattaaattttataccctttcacattttctttatagttgctctatttaatattttttttcggaAAGGTTTTTAAATCTCATTTCGTCACCTTCGCTTCTTCGGAGCGAATCAACCCCCGTGATTTTCGTCGCACTTAGGTGAAAGTAGAGGCGCGTGGTTACGTGTAATTAACCGGGGTAAATGATCCTTGGCAGCAGGTTGCATGGGGACCATCGCCAGCaagatcgcgcgcgcgcgagggagagcgagcgagcgaacggaTTCGGTCGTCCGTCACTGGGCGCGACTGGGTAATACACTGTACGCAATGCACCCTGTCAGAGATAATGGTTTCCTCTTGAACATGGGAAACGCTGGGCACAATAAACCGCCAAAATTACGACTGCTGGCTTACGGCATCGTTTGGTAATGGCGATGGAATGGCCGCGTTCTAAGAGGGATGGAATTCGCGTGCGAAGAAGAGAACACGCGACGGAGAGAGCCGACgagaaatgaagaaaaaaaaaactagagaAGAGACTAGAGGAAGAGAAGCATGTAATAGTCACGCATAGTCACGATATTATATCCTACGTCGTTGAAAGGCGtgtgtttctctctttctccctgtgGCTTTTCGCGAAATAGAGCTTCCCCTTTCTAACTAATAAACTCTAACTAGCTCTAACAGACTCAAAGTAACATCGCCCGATGGAGAATAAGGCATCTTCTCCGTAATATATTCACATCACTTATCTTCAAAGACAAGAATCTatcgttgaaatatttttttttgccctctcttcataaaaataaagggATTGTCATTGGCGATACTCCCTTCCCTCTTCCGTCGTAGCGTCTAATCTTCTTCGGCACACAACTTCGCACTCTCTTCGTCTCTCGTTGTTCGTCGGCCTTCTCTTCTACTTCCTCGccattgtcgtcgtcgtcgtcgtcgttcaGGATTTCGTATCCTCGACGATAACGACGTCGACGAAATGGTACCGCTGTTGGTGGCGTTGTTGAGTGAGACGCATAAATTCTTATGATATCTTATGGTCCAAGAGCTTCGGAATGGCTCGCCCGCCCGCCCGGTCGAAGGGTGGCGAGAATATAAACGTTGTTTTTGCATGGGAACGTTATTCACGGATTGTAAAGCCCCGGTGGCTGTTCGCGCCTTTGCTATTGCTACCACcgttgctgttgttgttgctgttgctgctgacAGTTAACACCTCATGCGTTTACTCGCTATCGGAGACTTACACGGCCATATGCCGACACTTCTTATCGATTGTCGGGAGTACAAGGTCCGGATATCCTCTCTCACcgatgaatttttaaatagcgaTTCGGCCTGTCGTGTTTTCTCTACGAAAATATGGTATAATATCGTATATctcggtgtgtgtgtgtgtgtgtgtgcgtttaATCCCACGTTGCGAGATCTCACGGATCGTCGTTTCCGTCACATTCGAATCATTTGTTCATATATTTCGCGGTGGAAAAATATTCCCGAGGACTTTTATGCCGATCTTGAGAAATGTACGCGCGATACGCGATTCTGTTATTTATCCTTTAATATCGATAAGTTTCCGGACGATCATTTTTATTCGGCTTTCACCGCATGCAGAACTCATCCCCCTTGTAATTTGCAATAACGCCTGAAAGGTTTCCATCGAAACGAGTTTTGACGATCTTTTTCGGTAGCCTTCACAGTGGAAACTTTCGATCGCCCGGCGAGCTCCATTACGAGTTTTTCTACTGTCGATTGCATTCGTACAATTTCCCATTGCATTATCGTGAAAGACCGTTATTTCTCtgctttatctctctctctctctctctctctctctctctctctctctctctctctctctctcacacacatcGGCTCGGCAGAACCAAATAACCAGATCGAAGAGatgaattaatttgattatgtCCAATAAAATACCCTGTTTTATTCGATCGTATTGAGATAAAAAGAGGATTGTCATATCGATAAAACATACGAAGATATTTAATCACAGTCgagaaatatataagatatttgatatgtgttaacattattttaaaagaaataccTCTCCTAAgcttcataattaataataataaattaagtcctagtaaaatgatataataataaactacaaAATAAAGTGTGTTTATAATTACTATAGGAATAATTAcacttatatatgtacaaaataaaagatgtaaatttataataaatattctgtcgagtcaataataattatattgtatttgaacttttaggttctctctctctctctctctctctctctctctctctctctctctctctctctctctctctctctctttatctttctttgtctataaaaagagagataaaagCGCAGGGCAACTCGCTTAGATCGCGGTCAAGGGTCACGTTGATCTCCTCGCGACTGCAGGAAGGGATTTTATTCCGTAATCATATACTCTGTAATCGTCAGAGAGATTTAAGGGATAGGACGGTCCAATCGATGGGAGTTTGGCAAGCGAAAGGGCAACACAGAACGATACCTGGAATAAtggtaataaaattgttttcgaCGACAGTTTGAGTGTCTCGCGTggttattattagaaaactcGTTAACAGGCTGTACCGGCGCGTTATGTACCTTTTTACGGTGGCGCTAAAAAAGCAAAACTTTCCCGCCGAGATCATTTTTCTACCGTCCATCGAAAACATCGCTCGTCTCCGGACCAGTTAACCGAATACGTCGTTCCGGGCTTGACAACTTTTTCTTCCCGGCGCGCCCGTGTTcagtgaaaatatttaaaaagtagtgTGTTTTAGTCGAGAAACATTTAGCGACATTTCACGTCGGTTGCGTGGTTGGTAAAGCTCGTACAAGAGGAAATCGCGAATTTACTTTGAGGAGGGTGGTTTTACGTTGGAAATCAGGTCACGTTTGTGCCAGACGACTTATTAGTCGCCACGTCGCGCGTATACaagtatacaaattattttgacaatcgTATTACatggaaatattacatttacacTCATCCCTCTGCCACCTTCGACCACCGGTGGTAGCGAATGTTAAGAGTGATCGAATGCCCCCGGAAGCGCAAATTTACACAAAAGTGCGAGGTGTGTAAAAGTACGCGTCGCAAGTTACGCTGATTTATCTCCCGGGTGTCGCGCTACAAATTGTGCTGCGAATCTCGCCCGtacgcgaaagagagagagagagagagaatgagcgATGAGGGGGATGAAATTccgtctcgcgcgcgcgacaacgacgacgacgtcgcggATCGTCGTCCGATCGGAAGGAAAGGGAGGGAGGGCGAGCCAGTCGGCCGGGAAAATTCGCGGCTACGCGACGAGTAATTATCGTCCATCAGGCCGGAGTCGCGCGCGGTCGGGGTATATCGATTCGCAACCGGGTAGAGGTAGAAAGTAGAAAAGTGGCCGACGGCACGTCGGACGCGCGGCAAAAGGCTACGCGCGAGTAGCAACTCCGCTTCGGGTTGTCGTTCCGTGGCATTTTTTTCGCGCGTTCCACGTAGACAAAAAATGTGGAACGCACACAAACTTTTCCCCCCTCGAGCCGCGAGCACCCCGCGCACTCCGCTCGCCCCGCCGGCCGCCCGCGGTCGATGCAATGGTGGTCGTTTATAGTTTCTTTAGTTTCTTCAAAAAGAATGACGTGTTCGTCGGCTATGTATAGTGACACGGCGACATTAACGTTAAAGTATCACGTATGGCGCATTTACGATACGGCTCGGCGCGCGAAATGTCCGGAAAAATCATCGGTTTGGCGAAAAGGGGTTggagggagagggaaagagagacaatctctctttatctctccTTCTCGCGGAAGGCGTCGTTCGCGGGCGAGCGCTCGCTTCCCAGCGTAAGATTTCGTGTTTCGGGATCgttcgcggcggcggcggtggccgGCGCCCGCTTCGAAATTCTCGCGCCGGGGAAACGCGCGAGGATCGCGGAGATATCGATATCGCGGCAAAAGTTTGCGACTCCCGCCGGCACGGCACGCGCGAATCGATCGCGGAACGAGTCCGAGCCGAACGAGTAACACCGCGCTGAGGCGTAATTAAGCCGAATTAATTCCATTTTGCCGCGATCCGATTGTTAATTAGCGTTGTCAATTTGCCGGCGCGACTTTTTTTTGCTGATCTATGTACGTAGATCGGAACGGAAAGAGATTGCTGCtcccaaaaaattaatacataatgtaCAAATGaagtaaaacaaatatgtgaggctaaattttgttttcgGGATTTGCAGAAAGTTCTCTTTTTTGTGTGCATATTcgtatttttttgaatttcttaaatttttgcgAGTTTCTTTAAACCACCCCGGTTCTCAGGTACTTTGGTTTCCAGAATTTCAATAGAGAAACGGATTTTCTATTATTGCGATATCGAATCGATTTTTCGCTTGATCCAAATGCGAGATCGCATCGAACTATCTGGAATCACTACGGCCTCTAAAAGAGGCGAAACGAAGGAGGAGGGCAAAACACGCGCGCGGCAGCTCGTTAATTTAACGATtaaagaaacagagagagagagagagagagagagacagagaaagtgAAGGTGCAAGCGCCGGGCTACGAGTAGTCCGGGTAGCATTACCGTCTCTCTACCTTAGGGTTCTATTACCCTTATTGTTAAACTTAGAGTTACTGTGAACTGCGGAGTGAACTATAGACCGCTGTTCTCTGTTGTCGCAACACTCGGCGGCGACTGCGGCGAGTGCCACGTGGCTGCAGGTGTGTGGCTCCGCGTGCGGGGACGCGTGCCAGCGCcgacgagcgagcgaacgtGTGCGGGCGGCAGGTGCATTCCGCCTCTCGTCAATCTTCGCCGAAAAAATTCGCGACGGCCACGACCCCCTTGCGTGATCGAccccccccccaccccctAATCAACCCTCGAATCTCCTTCCCGACATCTGGCCGTGTTGCGCTCGCGCCCGCGAAATTCGTTGACGTCGTTGACGTTCCGCccggaaagaaagaaagaaagaaagaaagaaagaataaaagatCTGACCGCGATTTTTCCGCAATTACGTACACGAATCGCGCCGTGGACGCGCGCGAGACTCAGTCGCCCCCGAACTAGGCAAAACTACGAGGAAGTGAAACTAAAATGATGTTATAGTGAATAATGCACGAGCGTCATGGCAGAAGTAGTTGCAAGTATGACGAGCCATGACGAAATTTCGCGATGAGTCAGCTTTGGGTTTACTCTTTGTAGTTTTTCtacccctccctccctcctcgtTCAGCGCGGTTCATCACGCCGACCGGTGATCCTAATCGTGGAAACAAACTTTGAGCGCCGGCAGAAAATGTCGCGATcgaattgtttttaattagaaattaggCGTTCGCGCGGATGAGTAGACCTGCGTTCGTTGACGTTCGGATTACGTCATATCGAATGTAGCAATAAAACGTGCCGCCCTACGTGTCATTACCGGAGAAGTAATGCAATACACGCGGATAGATTAACCCCGAAGTCGCGTTGTATACACCCCCGCGAGTTATTACATTGTACATATCTATGTGCATCGAGCATGCTGTGTTGAACATGCGACGTGTTGTTTGGCGTTTCGTGGAAGTCGTCCTGTTATCGGAGACCAGCCAAGCTTATTGCAACTTGCCATTTCAAATCCATTCGCGTACTTGGTATTTAATACATGGCGGGTATCGTTCGCTCTATTTACACAAGTCTTTCACAGGTGGCGATAAAGCAATagttactttaaattttactgaatCACCAAATGCACGAAAATTGAAACGTATAATCGAAAATTATCGCACTTTTATTCGCAATGTAAAAAGaggaaatttaatttcgtgGATACTAACATCGAAAAttgcaagatttttttaaggaatTATTCTCggcactaaaaaaaaaatacattaaacttATTCTAAGCCATAAGTTTATTACAAagattacagaaaattttttgaaattaaccGTAGCCAAGATTCAgattcagcgagtcaaaatttataaaaaatatttattctgatTAAAgctaaatgataaaaattttttatcgattaatgTTACATGTTAATCTATATATCTATACGTTTACCTTTAAAACAAAGAATGTTAAATGTTTGGTAATGTCTACTCATAAAggatttaatacttttttataaaatattaaacgcgttttttaacttcatttttttgaaaaatctggtataatagaatatttttacttacaaaTTCATGGcgtcaaaatttataagaaacatATACTCGGGTTccaattaatactcaaaaaatattttgcagtcCTGTGTTATTGatcaatacaaatttaaaaaaaaattacatttgtaatatcttGCTACAATAAAAACCGTGAAAAAGAACAAGTATTAATCGTGGACAATGTAATTCGCGAGAAGCCACGCTAATTCGAAAGACAATCATTAAACATAATCAATAAACGGAACAAGCGGTTgctatgtatattttttcttttacctaTACGTTATTACGGCGCATCAAGACGCATGGGAAAGAATTTCGGAAAAGCTTCCATCGAATGACCAGGTCATCCAATCAGACGTAAAATCAATGAGTTTCCCTCGCGCAATTTAGCATCGAACGAATTCGGCTTAATCCAGAAGTTTCACTCGAGCGATATCAAAcgacagaaagaaaaaagcgCGATTTAAAATCGCCGTTGGCCTtcgattttttgtaatttgctCGTATATTATTCATTCCAGCCTTGTTTTTCGGGTTTATACGCTCAATATGATATGAaaccgttcttttttttttaaataataagtaaaagtgcattttacaaattaaaattgaattaaaacatTAGATTGTACTAAATTATTGCGAATTAGAGAAATAAGAGGCCAATCAACCTGAATCGACTCAAGAGGCTAAGTCACTTGCATCAAATATGCAACAACCAAATTGATATAACGACACGcgaatgttaattattaattaagcaCGTACAaccatatttaaatattataaggtCACATTTCATGGAGTAGATATTAGACATTGCGCGTTAATAACTATTGATTGCAAATTATCGATTATTTCTATTacgaataattaatagttgCAGCATTTGTATATGACGTACAATAGAATGCTTGCGCCTATAGATGCAGCAACGTCCTTTATCCGATGcggaataattttcttatatgtaGGCGGGAATATTTTGATTGAGAGAATGCCGCGACGCTTATCGAGCGAAGTTGACAAAGTTGTGAGACCCGGCCGCGGTTTACGTCGACGTTTCGCGCTTCGCAGAAATCTTTCTAACTTTTTCAAGGATCCTCCTCGGGCAATCCCACCTCCCGACGTTAGAAAACCTCGGCGCGTTAGAAAATGGGCTTTATACACACGTGGGTGAGATCGGTCGCATTTAGAAATCGCGTTTATGCGGCAAGGACATCCGCGTTCTCTAGATCGTTCTCGATTGTTCAATATTGGCTGCGTCGCGCAGGAACATTCGCGACGCTTCTCAGTGGAAATTCTCCTCGGTGTCGGCTCCGCGTCGAGGAGAAAGTAGAAACGTGAGGTCGATGATAGAAACCGGTATAATCATCCAATTACAAATCCAATTTGCCATGCTGCATCCCGCGTTAATTGTCGCGCTTCTCTATTGTCACAAatgtatttagaaataatttcctGCGtatcccccccctctctctacAGCGTTAAACTgcaaagttaaattatatcgcattcaaaaaattttaatctccaattttttatatagcaattttttgtaaattatatatatgtttaataaccAATACGTTTACATAAATTCTTACGCGGAAAGAACGGTTTTGTTAgagtattgaaaaatttagctaaagctgaaaataatttaattaacaaaaggAAAAACTGAAAGcgcgaaaataattttttgttttacattaattattttgatgcaaCAGAAAATTATCTTCAGATTTGtatctagctaaattttttaatacttcagcaaaatctatttctttctgtgtaacgcaaaattttatatgcgaGTTTTCCAATAGTATAGATTATCACATTTTATGCGTAAAAgtttaatcatattatttatattaaaaataacacattactttttattgtgttaattttcgagattattaatttaatgatattaacgttttatagataatttagATCTTTGCTACTTGAGTTGTCTCCCTCACTCGGAGTATTCAATGAGGAAATCAGACGTTAGAACGATGACATATAGATATAGTCACGTGTCAGTCACGTTTATTATATCGATGCACTTATCGTCGAATCATCAAATCGCTCGAATATCATATATCCGTTTGTATACTCGTAAAACCAACcttatacatttttgaaacgtgaaaagaaaagaaaggaaaatttTATGCGATTTACCAATTAACAAGGTCTTTAAGCAGAACTTAAAGACTTTTtgttgggggggggggagggggagtaTCAGCGGAGACTCACCGGGTTCGGCGAAGGTGATGATCTCCGAAGTCCTAGCGTAAAAATCGTCCAGCTCCTCCTGAACGTCGTCGTAGCCCTGATAGGACTTGGCGGTGGTCCTGGCGTTACCCTCAGTGGTGGTGGTTTCCTGATCGAGGTTTCTGTACGAGTACTCGTCTCCGCCGTAGAGGAACTCGCCCGAATACTCACTCTCGTAGTCGACCCTCGACCGGTCGGAATAACGCGGTGGCGTTTGCGCCTCCGCCCGGTAAAGGGTCTCCAGGGCCAGGTGCCGGGGCACGGTGGCCAACGTCCTGTTAACGTCCGGGCGAGCCCTCAGGCCGAGTTTTTGCAGGATCTGATGTTTGATCGCCTCCAGCCTGAGATCGTCCGGGCTGGGCGCGGTGGTGTCCTTGAACAGGCCGCCCCTCGCCGGGCCCTCGTGGTGCacgtgatgatgatgatgatgctgTTGCGGCTGCTGATGCGGGCAACCCGGACACGTCTGATGGTGGCCGCTGAGACGCGGCTGTACCGCCGGCAGAGCCAGACAACAAAGGGCCAGTCCTATGAGCAGCAAGTTGGACGGTAGCGACGGCGAGGCGCTGCCGTGGACGGTGCGCACCGGGCCCAGACAGTGCAGCGAGGACACGCGGTCCACGTCGGGCCCGGCGTCGTGCCGGCGTAATCGCTGTcgcgtcgttgtcgtcgtcgtcgtcctcgtcgtcgtcgtagtcgTTGTCGTCGTGGTCCGATCGACAGTTCCGTTTGTcgtagtcgtcgtcgtcgtcgtcttcgtcgtcgtcgccgccgccgccgccgccgacaaTCGGCGCGttcgggcgcgcgcgcgtacgcgaGCGCGGGCACGGGCGCGAGATCTAGCCTGCTGCTGTTGCAGCACTCGCCTGGTGCACTCGgactgttgctgttgctgttgctgctgctgctgctgctgcttctGCTCCCAGAAGATCCTATCGTTTCGGCCTTCGCTCGAGGTGCCGCTACGTCCGTAGGGCACCTGGTGCATCTCGACGGCGAGTCACCTCGTTCGCCCCCACCACCTccgcctcctcctcttcttgcTTCGATGCTCCCTTCTTTCCTCCTGCTCTTGATCCGATACTGGTACCCCGTGTATCCTATTACCTGATGCGCGAAGAGCTTCCTCCCGCTTCCTTCCTCCTCGGCTGTTGTTAGGCTCcccgtcgacgacgacgacgctgaCGTCGCTACCACCGGCGCATCCGACGTCGAAGAGCAGGAGATTTCTCGCGCCGGTGAGGAGAATCCTCctctgttgctgctgctgctgctgctgctgctgatcGTTGATGGGATTCTTGCTTCTTGCTTGCGGTGGTGCTGAGGGATTACAGGAGGgaccgcgacgacgacgacgatgacggtGCCGGTCACTGGGGACGACGGGACGACGTGGGACAGAACGGTACGACGACTCGACGGCGTAGGGGATGACGGCGCGTAGcggtgacgacgacgacggtgatGATGACGACAGAGAAGACAGGGAGAAGAAGGCATCCTCGCCTAAACCCCCCATCACCAACTACCGGTTGCCGGCGCCTCGAGATTGATCTCACCCAATCGATGAATCGCCGTAACCGATCGGTGGACGCCGCTCGTAGTTTCGGCCATTCGCGCTCGCTTTGCTTCCGCGTTCTCACGTTCACCCATAAACGCGTTTTTTCGcacgtacatatatgtatatgtatattattttttgttatatgtgtataattgtagatatatgtattttgcGCTGTTCACGCTCTCTTTCCCTCCGTGCGTCTCCCTTTCCGCCAGACTCCTCCTGAACACCGTCCTTGAGCCGGCCTTCCGCTCGTTCGCGCGAGCTAATCCGAGCGGGTCGTTGAACTTGACTGTGTGTGCACGCTTCACTTCGCTACTCTAAcccctttttctttctctgtctttctccctctctctctccttctctctttatcttttcttctttctccctctctctctctctctctctctctctctctctctctctctctctctctctcttcctctttttctttctttctccctgtCACGCCGGCTCCTCGGAACGAATAAAGCGGCGACGTCGCTCGCTATCGACTAGGGTCTTCTCGACTTTCTCGGACACTTCCTATGTATACCTAACTCTTCACTACGGCTAAGATCCCCGGAATAATAATGCACCATTTAAAAGTCTGGCGTGTCTCCGTGTGCCGATGCTTCGACTACGGGCACGCTTCGCCCGTAACAACCCACGCGCGCTCGTGAGTACGGTCGCGGTCCCTCGTGCTTGCCTCTCCGGATATCTTCTCCAGACGATCGCTCGCGGTGGTCCACTCCTTCCGTGGTCAGTTAGCAGGACTCACCGTTGTGCCTGCCTGCCGCATGCGGCAAATGTCGCAGGGCCGTTCTGACCCGCGCGAGCGATCCGCGTGAACCCCGTGTCACCGCGAACCCTGTCATCGACGACGTGCACC
This DNA window, taken from Monomorium pharaonis isolate MP-MQ-018 chromosome 6, ASM1337386v2, whole genome shotgun sequence, encodes the following:
- the LOC105830055 gene encoding uncharacterized protein LOC105830055, translated to MHQVPYGRSGTSSEGRNDRIFWEQKQQQQQQQQQQQQSECTRRVLQQQQARSRARARARVRARARTRRLSAAAAAATTTKTTTTTTTTNGTVDRTTTTTTTTTTRTTTTTTTRQRLRRHDAGPDVDRVSSLHCLGPVRTVHGSASPSLPSNLLLIGLALCCLALPAVQPRLSGHHQTCPGCPHQQPQQHHHHHHVHHEGPARGGLFKDTTAPSPDDLRLEAIKHQILQKLGLRARPDVNRTLATVPRHLALETLYRAEAQTPPRYSDRSRVDYESEYSGEFLYGGDEYSYRNLDQETTTTEGNARTTAKSYQGYDDVQEELDDFYARTSEIITFAEPGHTLNGQPLLEFPMSSGEPALEPLRIKRATLWARVELKHAHHYQHHRHSQINQRNITLWVFRVHCGNTTHLRGKELGQHLEMVTSLVVNVGQLGWQKFDVTKVVSRWYTTNYSKDKLTLLVDCSGCGSHVHVSTFDGHSPHVIESSLNPKGDHDPDRPFLVVRTDPAAARRVRRRAIECSGAVRGQCCKQRFYVSFSQLGWDDWIIAPQGYYANYCRGDCAAGHRTPDTFLNYYTHVIEEYRKMDRLAGMQPCCAPLKFSPMSLIYYGPDSNIIKRDLPKMVVDECGCP